One segment of Primulina tabacum isolate GXHZ01 unplaced genomic scaffold, ASM2559414v2 Contig747, whole genome shotgun sequence DNA contains the following:
- the LOC142534950 gene encoding putative ubiquitin-like-specific protease 2A: protein MDTPEEKRDRCTYLNCLWFCMYNNECFRDRVLTWIKKENIFSKTYVFVPIVMWSHWYLLIMCHFGESLKSGTRTPCMLLLDSLRALDPMRLEPLIRSFVVDIFETQDRHENIKLINDIPLLVPEVPQQRNGEECGVFVLYYTHLFMESAPQELSINKGYPYFVS, encoded by the exons ATGGATACTCCAGAAGAGAAAAGGGACCGGTGCACATACTTAAACTGTCTATGGTTTTGCATGTACAATAACGAATGTTTTAGAGATAGGGTACTGACTTGGATCAAGAAGGAGAacatattttcgaaaacatATGTTTTTGTTCCCATTGTCATGTG GTCTCACTGGTATCTCTTGATCATGTGTCACTTTGGTGAAAGCCTGAAATCCGGAACCAGGACTCCATGTATGCTGCTGCTCGACTCGCTGCGTGCGTTGGATCCTATGAGACTCGAGCCCCTTATACGAAG TTTCGTCGTGGACATATTCGAAACACAGGATAGACATGAGAACATAAAGCTGATTAATGACATTCCCCTTTTGGTTCCCGAG gTTCCACAGCAGAGAAATGGTGAGGAATGTGGTGTTTTTGTTCTGTACTATACACATCTTTTCATGGAGAGTGCTCCTCAAGAGTTGAGCATCAATAAAGGCTACCCTTACTTTGTGAGTTAA